A window of Streptomyces sp. NBC_01241 genomic DNA:
CTCTGCGGTGGGCCGCTCGATGTTGAACAGCTTCCCGGTCTTCTCGTACCGGGAGACCACCGCCGCGCGGTCATAGCCGCCGACGACGCGGATGCTGTCCCAGCCCTGGTCCTGGATGAGGTGGTGGACCTTGATCTCCAGGTAGCGCAGCAGCCTCGCCTGGGTCATGGTGTGCCCGGCCGGGTCGATCGGGGCGGCGCGCAGGAGCCCAGGGGCGGGGTCGGCCAGTAACGGGGTCATCGGTGCTCCTCGGCGATCGTGACGGTGCTGCCGGCCGCCGAGCGGACGACGCAGATGTTCTTCCGGATGAGGTCGAACCGGTCCACGGGGATCGGACCGAGCTTCTCGATCCGGGGAGTGGAGGGCTTCTCGTACGGCCCTTCGGGCCGCAGGGCGAAGCCCATCGCGCCGAGGATGACCGGGGCCGCGCCGTCCACGGAGGAGATCCACTCGTGCTCGCGCTGCTCGATCAGCTCCAGGTGCCCGGTCCGGCCCAGACCGAGCAGCCGGTAGACGAGAAGATCGTCAACCAGGCCGTGCTCCTGCAGGTAGGCGGTGGCCAACCAGCGGGTGCGGCACAACTGCTCGTCGGGATCCGGTCGACGCGAGGCCGGCAGGGCAATGGCACCGGCCCAGTCGCTGGTCACGAAGGCGTCGTAGGTGCGCAGCCACTCGTCATCGTCCGCGGCATGCAGCACCGCGCACAGCCGGAATGCGTCACCGGACAGCTCCCGGATCTCTCTCGCGGCCTTCTCGCTCGCCTTCAGGGTCGCGGCCCCGTCCCGCATGACGTCCGGCAGGATGATCTCCCTCGCGGACACCGCCAGCGCGGCTTCGACAAGGCTTTCCGCCGGCAGGGCGTAGCCGAGGTCGAAGAGCCCGTTGTCGACGATGATCTCGGCTCCGCGCTCGGCCTCGCGAGCGAAGAAGGCCCGGTAGGTCTCGTCGGACAGCACGTGCTGGGCACCCACGTGATGGACGCGGGCCGGCTCCTGGGCGACGAAGTGCTCCAGGTAGGGAGGTGGAGCGATGACGGAGAAGTCGATGCCCTCGGTGGTGATCACGGCGCACCCCACAGCCCGGTGGTGAGGGTGAGGAACTGCTGGGAAAGGACGGGGTCGGTGCCGAAGCGCCCGCCCGAGTACACCGTGGTGGTGCGGGCCTCCTCCATCCGGACGCCCCGCATGCTCATGCACAAGTGCACACCGCGCACCGCGACGGCGACGTTCTCGTGTCCGATCACGCCGCCCAGGTATTCGGCGACCTGGCGGGTGAAGCGTTCCTGAACCTGCAGTCGGCCGGCGAAGTGCTGGGCGATCCGCCCGAACTTCGACAGGCCCACCACCTCGCCGTCCGGCACGTATCCAGCCGTGACCTGCAAGTTCATGGGCAGCATGTGGTGC
This region includes:
- the folE gene encoding GTP cyclohydrolase I; this translates as MTTSIASPAAAPTAAIPGQPAAVIDTGRVAGLIHQLLVELGEDPAREGLAGTPDRVAAWWNAFLSSDSAATATCFTESKLGGQLVIVGGMSVWSLCEHHMLPMNLQVTAGYVPDGEVVGLSKFGRIAQHFAGRLQVQERFTRQVAEYLGGVIGHENVAVAVRGVHLCMSMRGVRMEEARTTTVYSGGRFGTDPVLSQQFLTLTTGLWGAP